The proteins below come from a single Halobacillus salinarum genomic window:
- a CDS encoding tetraprenyl-beta-curcumene synthase family protein: MSGQVPNNAVKMMVNVYRFIFPSVHQELDYWIKKAQAIPNQELKNQALASIRDKTFHCEGGAIYALLANTNWREAIRFIVAYQTISDYLDNLCDRSTSMDPKDFRMLHQSMTDALTPGNELKDYYHYRTDKEDGGYLHALVRTCQQVLAGSPDYRYALMHTNKLGGLYNDLQVHKHVIEEERIPRLKGWFESHQPDWPHLEWYEFSACTGSTLGIFCLVSYTLGGKMNDELAGQVEKSYFPFMQGLHILLDYYIDQQEDKEEGDLNFCFYYEHQEQMINRFKYFVEQTNVEVSKLPDPKFHQMIHKGLVGLYLADRKVGKLSNAKRFVKDLLKVSGKKAKFFYINTKMYHMIKPGRPL; this comes from the coding sequence TTGTCGGGACAAGTTCCAAATAACGCTGTTAAAATGATGGTAAACGTTTATCGATTCATTTTTCCAAGCGTTCATCAAGAATTAGACTATTGGATTAAAAAAGCCCAGGCTATACCTAATCAAGAACTGAAAAACCAAGCCTTGGCAAGCATCAGGGATAAAACGTTTCATTGTGAAGGGGGAGCGATCTACGCTCTGCTTGCAAACACTAATTGGAGAGAAGCCATTCGATTTATCGTCGCTTACCAAACTATAAGCGATTATCTGGATAATCTTTGTGACCGCAGTACATCGATGGATCCTAAAGATTTCAGAATGCTTCATCAATCGATGACGGATGCGTTGACTCCAGGTAATGAGTTAAAGGATTATTATCATTATCGTACAGATAAAGAGGATGGGGGGTATCTTCACGCCCTCGTTAGAACCTGTCAGCAAGTACTCGCGGGTTCGCCTGATTATCGATATGCTTTAATGCACACGAATAAGCTTGGCGGTCTGTATAATGACCTGCAGGTTCATAAACATGTCATTGAAGAAGAAAGGATTCCGAGGCTTAAGGGATGGTTTGAATCCCACCAGCCGGATTGGCCGCATCTGGAATGGTATGAATTTTCCGCGTGTACGGGTTCTACACTTGGCATTTTTTGTCTTGTCTCTTATACGCTGGGTGGGAAAATGAACGATGAGCTTGCCGGTCAAGTGGAAAAAAGTTATTTTCCATTTATGCAGGGCCTTCATATTCTGCTTGATTATTATATTGATCAGCAGGAAGATAAGGAAGAAGGAGATTTAAATTTTTGTTTCTATTATGAGCATCAAGAACAGATGATCAATCGTTTTAAATATTTTGTTGAACAAACGAATGTGGAAGTATCAAAACTTCCAGATCCTAAGTTTCATCAGATGATTCATAAAGGGCTGGTTGGTTTGTACCTGGCGGACCGCAAGGTAGGTAAGTTAAGCAATGCCAAAAGGTTCGTCAAAGATCTTCTTAAAGTCAGTGGAAAAAAAGCTAAGTTTTTCTACATTAACACGAAGATGTACCATATGATAAAGCCTGGACGACCTTTGTAG
- a CDS encoding rhodanese-like domain-containing protein: protein MQMMLLMAVLISFLFLKDQADKRSLKPLTNHSFNNEEYCVIDIRDYIVAHHSPYPGAENIPLSYLPRALKERFDCSKSILLITDGKRGAKLAAKMIRKQRQRPIYYIDSAL, encoded by the coding sequence ATGCAAATGATGCTTTTAATGGCAGTTCTTATCTCATTTTTATTTTTAAAGGATCAAGCTGATAAGCGTTCATTAAAACCCTTAACTAATCACAGCTTTAATAATGAAGAATATTGTGTCATCGATATTAGAGATTATATTGTAGCCCATCACTCCCCTTATCCAGGAGCTGAAAACATTCCTTTGAGTTACCTGCCCCGTGCCCTGAAAGAAAGGTTTGACTGCAGTAAATCCATTCTGTTAATAACCGATGGCAAGCGCGGAGCAAAACTAGCTGCTAAAATGATAAGAAAACAACGGCAAAGACCAATTTATTATATCGATTCTGCCCTTTGA
- a CDS encoding gamma carbonic anhydrase — protein MMICEYKGKIPSIDPTVFVAQDAVLTGDITVGEKSSIWFKTVIRGDVAPVKIGSEVNIQDLSLLHQSPNQPLIIEDGVTVGHQVTLHSAHVKRNALIGMGSIILDGAEIGANSFIGAGSLVPPGKVIPDHCLAFGRPAKVVRSLNNEDYKELDRIRATYVEKGQYYKELLNK, from the coding sequence ATCATGATTTGCGAATATAAAGGAAAAATTCCTTCTATTGATCCGACCGTTTTTGTCGCTCAAGATGCTGTGCTTACTGGAGACATCACAGTTGGTGAAAAATCCAGTATATGGTTTAAAACGGTCATTCGGGGTGATGTTGCTCCTGTGAAAATCGGCAGTGAAGTCAACATTCAGGATTTGAGCCTGCTTCATCAAAGCCCGAATCAACCTCTGATTATAGAAGACGGCGTCACTGTCGGCCACCAGGTTACACTGCACTCAGCTCACGTAAAAAGGAATGCTTTGATAGGAATGGGATCTATTATCCTGGATGGAGCAGAAATAGGAGCGAATTCTTTTATCGGTGCTGGAAGCCTCGTTCCTCCTGGTAAAGTCATCCCTGATCATTGCCTTGCCTTTGGAAGGCCCGCTAAAGTCGTCCGCTCTTTAAATAATGAAGACTACAAAGAACTGGATCGCATTCGAGCAACCTACGTTGAAAAAGGCCAATATTACAAAGAATTGCTGAATAAGTGA
- a CDS encoding rhodanese-like domain-containing protein — protein sequence MSDIRQIKPDELEKLIEKDAEIRVIDVREEEEVAQGMIPTAQHIPLGTIPETLQNLDPANEYVMVCRSGKRSMNASEYLMAHGFKNVHNLEGGMLKWNGELVF from the coding sequence ATGAGTGATATTCGTCAAATAAAACCAGATGAGTTGGAAAAGTTAATAGAAAAAGATGCAGAGATTCGAGTTATAGACGTAAGGGAAGAGGAAGAAGTGGCTCAAGGCATGATTCCAACAGCACAACATATTCCTTTAGGCACTATACCGGAAACACTTCAAAATCTTGATCCCGCAAATGAATATGTGATGGTTTGCCGTTCTGGAAAAAGAAGTATGAATGCATCAGAATATTTGATGGCACATGGTTTTAAGAATGTGCATAATTTAGAAGGTGGAATGTTAAAGTGGAATGGAGAACTTGTATTTTAA
- a CDS encoding class I SAM-dependent methyltransferase produces the protein MTLLRILEYAHDLLKNTISKGDIVIDGTCGNGHDTAFLAQLVGSEGFVYGFDLQSQAITNTSSRVAQHGMDNRVELFHTSHSNLNKLIAEEHKGKIQGAIYNLGYLPGSDKTVITTPEETVSSLQQLIELLNHGGMAVVVVYHGHPGGEEEKHAVVSFAESLNQTHYEVLKYQFINQQNSPPFILAIEKKPE, from the coding sequence ATGACGTTATTACGTATCTTAGAGTATGCACACGATTTATTAAAAAATACCATTTCTAAAGGAGACATTGTTATCGATGGAACCTGCGGAAACGGTCATGACACTGCGTTTCTTGCGCAATTAGTGGGAAGTGAAGGCTTCGTTTACGGTTTTGACCTGCAGAGTCAGGCAATTACCAACACTTCGTCTCGAGTAGCACAACACGGAATGGATAACCGCGTCGAACTCTTTCACACCAGCCATTCCAATCTTAACAAGCTGATAGCAGAAGAACATAAAGGAAAAATCCAAGGGGCGATTTATAATCTTGGTTACCTGCCTGGAAGTGACAAAACAGTCATTACTACCCCGGAGGAAACTGTATCTTCCTTACAACAGCTAATTGAATTACTTAATCATGGCGGGATGGCTGTAGTCGTAGTATATCATGGGCATCCCGGCGGAGAAGAGGAAAAGCATGCGGTTGTTTCCTTTGCCGAATCGTTAAATCAAACACATTATGAAGTGCTGAAGTATCAATTTATTAATCAACAAAATTCACCACCGTTTATATTAGCGATTGAAAAAAAGCCTGAATGA
- a CDS encoding alpha/beta hydrolase, translating to MKKLIAMEPVGTIIIVHGAFEHSGRYDQLAKQFQADGFHVIYGDLPGQGSFKGRKGHIKSFDDYIQTIKAWLFDAEENLPLFLLGHSMGGTAVIRAMEELKPSVSGVILSSPAAGLLSKASRPMEALSYVLNYLCPSLRVQRKLKPETVTTSPELIEEYKVDPLLIDRVSIRWYREFRKAIKQAFLYIDQFPDVPLLVMQAGEDLIVDRYKTLEWFHKVESKEKTYKEWLHFYHEIFNEPKRDEVYHYTLNFMQQLISKD from the coding sequence ATGAAAAAATTGATAGCTATGGAGCCAGTGGGAACGATCATTATTGTTCATGGTGCTTTTGAACATTCTGGGAGGTACGACCAACTGGCTAAACAGTTTCAAGCGGACGGTTTTCACGTCATTTATGGCGATTTGCCCGGCCAGGGTTCTTTTAAAGGCAGAAAAGGCCATATCAAAAGCTTTGATGATTACATACAAACGATAAAAGCTTGGTTATTTGATGCAGAAGAAAATCTGCCGTTATTTTTATTAGGACACAGCATGGGAGGGACAGCCGTAATCCGTGCAATGGAAGAATTAAAGCCTTCCGTATCCGGCGTCATTCTTTCCTCTCCAGCAGCTGGTCTGCTGTCTAAGGCTTCCCGGCCCATGGAAGCCCTGTCTTATGTATTAAATTATCTTTGTCCTTCTTTAAGAGTACAAAGAAAGCTTAAACCGGAAACAGTGACTACCAGTCCGGAACTAATCGAAGAATATAAAGTAGACCCTCTTCTCATTGATCGGGTATCTATTCGATGGTACCGTGAATTCCGTAAAGCGATCAAGCAAGCTTTTCTATATATTGACCAATTTCCTGACGTGCCTCTATTAGTTATGCAGGCAGGAGAAGATCTGATTGTAGACCGCTACAAAACATTGGAATGGTTTCATAAAGTGGAAAGTAAAGAGAAGACTTATAAAGAGTGGCTTCATTTCTACCATGAAATATTTAATGAACCAAAAAGAGATGAAGTATATCACTATACGCTCAATTTTATGCAGCAGTTAATATCAAAAGACTAG
- a CDS encoding C39 family peptidase: MSVRMIYGLFSFTIICGMMLALYSSRLPLSLKKQARVFSCLFLLAGLALLLVLVNKHHWLAKGKEFYTTFITDTEVSQGRTELALKMSNKGSILPSVKLSVPMIEQYPELPRGCEVTSLAMLFHFSGNKIDKLKLASEIKKNTASLKTIDGKVYYGDPNEGFVGDMYSLNNPGLGVYHKPIMELTQEYFDERAVDFTGQDFSQILQYVNDGLPIWVIINSDYDKLSDRYFETWHTSGGKIQVTRKEHSVVVTGYDREYIYFNDPLNITKKAPINSFREAWVQMGKQAITILKP, encoded by the coding sequence GTGAGTGTTAGAATGATTTATGGATTGTTTTCTTTTACGATTATTTGCGGTATGATGTTAGCCCTTTATTCTTCACGACTTCCTTTATCGTTAAAAAAGCAGGCCCGGGTATTCAGCTGTCTATTTTTGTTAGCCGGCCTGGCACTTTTACTAGTGCTTGTGAACAAGCATCACTGGCTTGCAAAAGGAAAAGAATTCTACACCACATTTATCACGGATACAGAAGTTTCACAAGGACGAACTGAACTGGCCTTAAAGATGAGCAATAAAGGAAGTATCCTTCCTTCTGTGAAGCTTTCGGTACCTATGATTGAACAATACCCCGAATTGCCAAGAGGCTGTGAAGTAACAAGCCTGGCCATGCTTTTTCACTTCTCCGGAAATAAAATAGATAAACTGAAGCTGGCCAGTGAAATCAAAAAAAATACAGCTTCCTTAAAAACTATCGATGGAAAAGTCTATTACGGCGACCCTAATGAAGGCTTTGTCGGAGATATGTATTCGTTGAACAATCCGGGGCTTGGGGTTTATCATAAACCGATAATGGAGCTTACTCAAGAGTACTTCGATGAACGAGCCGTTGATTTTACCGGACAGGACTTTTCCCAAATCCTGCAATATGTGAATGATGGACTTCCTATCTGGGTGATTATTAACTCTGATTACGATAAACTTTCCGACCGCTACTTTGAGACATGGCATACCTCCGGGGGAAAAATACAAGTTACCCGGAAGGAGCATTCAGTTGTTGTAACAGGCTATGACCGTGAGTATATTTATTTTAACGATCCATTAAACATAACAAAAAAAGCACCCATTAACAGCTTCAGAGAAGCCTGGGTGCAGATGGGGAAGCAGGCGATTACGATTTTGAAGCCGTAA
- the leuS gene encoding leucine--tRNA ligase: protein MAFDHKSIEKKWQNYWLDHKTFQTDSSSDKEKFYALDMFPYPSGAGLHVGHPEGYTATDILARMKRMQGYEVLHPIGWDAFGLPAEQYALDTGNDPEEFTAQNIKTFKRQIQELGFSYDWDREVNTTNPYYYKWTQWIFLKLYEKGLAYIDEVAVNWCPALGTVLANEEVIDGKSERGGHPVERRPMKQWMLKITEYADRLLDDLEEVDWPESIKDMQRNWIGKSEGAEVTFGIKSSALSFDVFTTRPDTLFGSTYAVLAPEHPLVNEVVTESQQAEVSAYINQAKHKSDLERTDLAKDKTGVFTGAYAINPINGEELPIWVADYVLMSYGSGAIMAVPAHDERDYEFAKKYDLPIVEVVEGGNVKEEAYAGEGSHINSGFLNGLGKDEAIEKAIDWLESNHKGIRKTTYRLRDWLFSRQRYWGEPIPIIHWEDGSITPVPESDLPVELPKTTEIKPSGTGESPLANIDEWVNVVDPETGMKGRRETNTMPQWAGSCWYYLRYIDPDNDEIFANYEKLKKWLPVDVYIGGAEHAVLHLLYARFWHKVLYDAGVVPTKEPFQKLFNQGMILGEGNEKMSKSKGNVVNPDDIVYSHGADTLRLYEMFMGPLEASVAWSTNGLDGARRFLDRVWRLFIVEEGLSANIKESTSDHSLDKVYHETIQRVSEHFENLRFNTGISQMMVFINESYKVNELPKEYVEGFVKLLSPVAPHLSEELWEKLGHEGSISYEPWPKYDETKLVEDEVEIVVQVMGKVRAKLTVNKDASKEDLEKTALENSQVQEWLEGKTVRKVIVVPGKLVNIVAN from the coding sequence ATGGCTTTTGATCATAAGTCCATAGAAAAAAAGTGGCAGAATTATTGGTTAGACCATAAAACATTTCAAACTGATAGTTCTTCTGATAAAGAGAAATTCTATGCTCTGGATATGTTTCCATATCCATCTGGAGCTGGTCTCCACGTCGGGCATCCAGAAGGCTATACAGCAACAGACATTCTTGCCAGAATGAAAAGAATGCAAGGATACGAAGTGCTGCATCCAATTGGCTGGGATGCGTTTGGGTTGCCGGCGGAGCAGTATGCTCTTGATACGGGAAATGACCCGGAAGAATTCACCGCACAAAACATAAAGACGTTTAAGCGGCAGATTCAAGAGCTTGGATTCTCATACGATTGGGATCGTGAAGTGAATACTACAAATCCATACTATTATAAATGGACACAATGGATTTTTCTGAAGCTATATGAAAAAGGTCTTGCATACATCGATGAAGTAGCTGTGAATTGGTGTCCTGCACTGGGAACAGTGCTGGCCAATGAGGAAGTCATCGATGGAAAAAGTGAAAGAGGCGGCCATCCGGTAGAACGCCGGCCGATGAAGCAATGGATGTTGAAGATTACTGAATATGCTGATCGTCTGCTTGATGATTTGGAAGAAGTGGATTGGCCGGAGAGCATAAAGGATATGCAGCGTAATTGGATAGGTAAATCTGAAGGAGCAGAAGTGACATTTGGAATTAAATCAAGTGCATTGTCCTTTGACGTTTTTACCACTCGGCCGGATACTTTATTTGGATCAACCTATGCAGTATTGGCGCCTGAACATCCGCTTGTAAATGAAGTGGTTACTGAAAGTCAGCAGGCTGAAGTCTCTGCCTATATTAATCAGGCGAAACATAAAAGTGATCTCGAGCGTACGGATTTAGCAAAAGATAAAACCGGCGTGTTTACTGGGGCTTATGCAATTAACCCGATTAATGGAGAAGAACTGCCAATCTGGGTAGCTGATTACGTGTTGATGAGTTATGGAAGTGGCGCGATTATGGCTGTTCCTGCTCATGATGAACGAGATTATGAATTTGCAAAGAAATATGACCTTCCCATTGTAGAAGTTGTAGAAGGCGGAAACGTAAAAGAAGAAGCGTACGCTGGTGAAGGAAGCCATATTAACTCAGGTTTTCTAAATGGGTTAGGCAAAGATGAGGCAATTGAAAAAGCAATTGACTGGCTTGAATCTAATCATAAAGGAATTAGAAAAACAACTTATCGCCTGCGTGATTGGCTTTTCAGTAGACAAAGGTACTGGGGCGAACCGATTCCGATCATTCATTGGGAGGATGGCTCCATCACGCCGGTTCCTGAGAGTGATCTCCCTGTTGAACTGCCGAAAACTACTGAAATTAAGCCTTCAGGCACGGGAGAATCGCCGCTTGCCAACATCGACGAGTGGGTGAATGTAGTGGATCCTGAAACCGGAATGAAAGGCCGCAGGGAAACGAACACTATGCCCCAATGGGCTGGAAGCTGCTGGTATTACCTTCGTTATATCGATCCGGATAACGACGAAATATTCGCTAATTATGAAAAACTTAAAAAATGGCTGCCTGTAGATGTCTATATAGGAGGTGCCGAACATGCTGTTCTTCATTTGCTTTATGCACGCTTCTGGCACAAAGTGCTATATGATGCAGGAGTAGTCCCTACGAAGGAACCATTTCAGAAACTGTTCAACCAAGGCATGATCCTTGGTGAAGGAAATGAGAAAATGAGTAAGTCAAAAGGCAACGTGGTGAACCCAGATGACATAGTCTACTCCCATGGTGCCGATACGTTAAGACTATATGAAATGTTTATGGGGCCATTGGAGGCTTCCGTGGCTTGGTCTACAAATGGTCTTGATGGAGCAAGAAGGTTCCTGGACAGGGTGTGGCGGCTGTTTATTGTAGAAGAGGGATTGTCTGCCAACATAAAAGAAAGTACCTCTGACCATTCATTGGATAAGGTTTATCATGAGACCATTCAGAGAGTAAGCGAGCACTTTGAAAATCTTCGCTTTAATACAGGGATTTCGCAAATGATGGTATTTATCAATGAAAGCTACAAAGTAAATGAACTTCCGAAGGAATATGTAGAAGGCTTCGTTAAGCTTCTCTCCCCAGTAGCTCCTCATCTAAGTGAAGAACTTTGGGAAAAACTGGGGCATGAAGGTTCGATCAGCTATGAACCTTGGCCGAAGTATGATGAAACAAAACTTGTTGAAGATGAAGTAGAAATCGTCGTACAGGTGATGGGAAAAGTCAGAGCTAAACTGACAGTCAATAAAGATGCCTCTAAAGAGGACTTGGAAAAAACAGCTTTGGAAAATTCTCAAGTGCAGGAATGGCTGGAAGGAAAAACAGTGCGAAAAGTAATTGTCGTGCCTGGAAAGCTTGTCAATATTGTTGCGAATTAA